The Synchiropus splendidus isolate RoL2022-P1 chromosome 1, RoL_Sspl_1.0, whole genome shotgun sequence genome includes a window with the following:
- the LOC128752252 gene encoding NACHT, LRR and PYD domains-containing protein 12-like isoform X2 — MDPRLRRGASLTGVDREEEAPPSKAPLGEDHGSQTRAERSKPLTSDAAGRGHRPGPAPSCQSLKSDASMGRIINFRGGEEHQRRSRIHQEKPEESELSCQSLKSDASMDPPLDFKGGQESSGEREDQQLSDVLSLHCVQQHQTDLDSTLQLFEETVMTLVKKELKRAQRFLSPDDQKNLDGEEELKCDEEQMRSSREALMQIFMNILRNMKEEKLADVLWSRSGAGVCAGRLKRSLQKKFHSVSEGVARAGNSAPLNQIYTELYITEGGTEQVNQEHEVRQIEAATRQQTRPGTTIRPEDLFKASPDTDPPIRSLLTKGVAGIGKTLLTQKLTLDWAEDKAHHNFQLLFPFTFRELNLLKEKQLSLVELVHLFFPETKDSGLFEGVQVLFILDGLDECRLPLDFNSRVLTAATESTSVDVLLTNLIRGKLLPSAQLWITTRPAAANQIPPECVDMVTEVRGFTDLQKEEYFRKRFRDEEQTTIMSHIRSSRSLYIMCHIPIFCWITATVLEDMLKSRETGELPKTLTEMYIHFLVVQAKVKKLKYHGGAGTDPVWDPESRKMVKSLGKLAFEQLQRGNLIFYESDLTECGIDITAAALYSGVFTQIFREERGLYQEKVFCFIHLSLQEFLAALHAHLKCFNSGVNLLSQLNSEQRFRKKRHTEQMYHAAINEAVESPNGHLDLFLRFLLGLSLQTSQRLLQGLVAQTGSSSWTHQDTAELIKEKIKETLSPERIINLFHCLSEVKDTSLVEQVQQQLRFGCLLPHQLSPAQWSTLAFILLSSEEDLDVFDLNKYSASDKGLERLLPIVQASKKVLLSDCGLSERSGSLLSSVLSSPSSSLTQLDLSQNINLKDAGVELLSAGLKSPHCHLETLSLSSCGLSERSGSLLSSVLSSPSSSLTQLDLSYNRDLKDAGVELLSAGLKSPHCHLETLRLSCCGLSERSGSLLSSVLSSPSSRLTQLDLSENRDLKDAGVELLSAGLKSPHCHLETLRLSWCRLSERSGSLLSSVLSSPSSSLTQLDLSYNRDLKDAGVELLSAGLKSPHCHLETLSLRLCGLSERSGSLLSSVLSSPSSSLTQLDLSWNRNLKDAGVELLSAGLKSPHCHLETLSLRGCRISERGCASLASALTSNPSHLRELDLRSNHPGGPGLELLSAGLESPDWRLETLRLDDCGPGWL, encoded by the exons ATGGACCCgagactgaggagaggagcctcgctcacag gtgtggacagagaggaggaagctcctccctctaaagcccctctgggtgaggaccatggcagccagaccagagctgagag atcaaagccactcacatcagacgctgctggacgaggacacagacctggacctgctcccagctgtcagtctctgaagagtgatgcGTCTATGGGAAGAATTATTAacttcagaggaggagaggagcatcagaggaggagcag GATCCATCAGGAGAAACCAGAAGAGTCTGAACTCAGCTGtcagtctctgaagagtgatgcGTCGATGGATCCTCCTCTGGACTTCAAAGGTGGACAAGAGTCTTCAGGAGAGAG agaggatcagcagctctcagatgttctcagtctccattgtgtccagcagcatcagacagatctggactccacactGCAG ctgtttgaggagactgtcatgactctggtgaagaaggagctgaagagAGCCCAAAGGTTCCTCAGTCCAGATGACCAGAAGAACCTGGATGGTGAGGAAGAGCTGAAGTGTGacgaggagcagatgaggagcagcagagaagctctcATGCAGATCTTCATGAACATCCTGAGGaacatgaaggaggagaagcttGCTGATGttctgtggagca gaagtggtgctggagtgtgtgcagggcgactgaagaggagcctgcagaagaagttccacagtgtgtctgagggggtcgctagagcaggaaactctgcccctctgaatcagatctacacagagctctacatcactgaggggggcacagagcaggtcaaccaggagcacgaggtccgacagatcgaagcagcaaccaggcagcagaccagaccaggaactaccatcagaccagaagacctctttaaagcctcacctgacacagacccaccaatcaggagcctgctgacgaagggcgtggctggcattgggaagaccctcctgacacagaagctgactctggactgggctgaagacaaagcccaccacaacttccagctcctgtttcctttcaccttcagagagctgaacctgctgaaagagaagcagttgagtttggtggaacttgttcatctcttctttcctgaaaccaaagactcaggactctttgaaggagtccaggttctgttcatcttggacggtctggacgagtgtcgactccctctggacttcaacagtcgggtcctgacagcagctacagagtccacctcagtagacgtcctgctgaccaacctcatcagggggaagctgcttccctcagctcagctctggatcaccacacgacctgcagcagccaatcagatccctcctgagtgtgtggacatggtgaccgaggtcagagggttcactgacctgcagaaggaggagtattttaggaagaggttcagagatgaggagcagaccaccatcatgtctcacatccggagctcacgaagcctctacatcatgtgtcacatccccatcttctgctggatcactgccacagttctggaggacatgttgaagagcagagagaccggagagctgcccaagaccctgactgagatgtacatccacttcctggtggttcaggccaaagtcaagaagctcaagtaccatggaggagctgggaccgacccagtttgggatcctgagagcaggaagatggtgaagtctctgggaaaactggcttttgagcagctgcagagaggaaacttgatcttctatgagtcagacctcacagagtgtggcatcgacatcacagctgctgcactttactcaggagtcttcacacagatcttcagagaggagagaggactgtaccaggagaaggtcttctgcttcatccacctgagtctccaggagtttctggctgctcttcatgccCACCTGAAGTgcttcaactctggagtcaacCTGTTGAGTCAGTTGAACTCAGAACAAAGGTTTAGAAAAAAACGTCATACAGAACAGATGTACCATgcagcaataaatgaagctgtagaaagtccaaatggacatctggacctgttcctgcgcttccttctgggtctttctctgcagaccagccagaGGCTCCTTCAAGGGTTGgtggcacagacaggaagtagctcctggacccaccaggacacagcagagctcatcaaggagAAGATAAAAGAGACactgtctccagagagaatcatcaatctgttccactgtctgagtgaagtgaaggacacttctctagtggagcaggtccaacagcagctgagatttGGATGTCTCTTGCCACATCAACTGTCTCCagctcagtggtccaccctggccttcatcttactgtcctcagaggaagatctggacgtgtttgacctgaataaatactctgcttcagataagggtcttgagaggctgctgccaaTTGTCCAGGCTTCAAAGAAAGTTCT actgagcgactgtggactgtcagagagaagtggttcccttctgtcctcagtcctcagctctccgtcctctagtctgacacaactggacctgagtcagaacatcaacctgaaggatgcaggagtggagctgctgtctgctggactgaagagtccacactgtcacctggagactctcag cctgagcagctgtggactgtcagagagaagtggttcccttctgtcctcagtcctcagctctccgtcctctagtctgacacaactggacctgagctacaacagggacctgaaggatgcaggagtggagctgctgtctgctggactgaagagtccacactgtcacctggagactctcag actgagctgctgtggactgtcagagagaagtggttcccttctgtcctcagtcctcagctctccgtcctctcgtctgacacaactggacctgagtgagaacagggacctgaaggatgcaggagtggagctgctgtctgctggactgaagagtccacactgtcacctggagactctcag actgAGCTGGTGtcgactgtcagagagaagtggttcccttctgtcctcagtcctcagctctccgtcctctagtctgacacaactggacctgagctacaacagggacctgaaggatgcaggagtggagctgctgtctgctggactgaagagtccacactgtcacctggagactctcag cctgagactctgtggactgtcagagagaagtggttcccttctgtcctcagtcctcagctctccgtcctctagtctgacacaactggacctgagctggaACAGgaacctgaaggatgcaggagtggagctgctgtctgctggactgaagagtccacactgtcacctggagactctcag tctgagAGGGTGTcggatctcagagagaggctgtgcttctctggcctcagctctgacctctaacccctcccacctgagagagctggacctgagatCCAACCacccaggaggaccaggactggagctgctgtctgctggactggagagtccagactggaggctggagactctcag gctggacgaCTGTGGACCAGGGTGGTTATAG
- the LOC128752252 gene encoding NACHT, LRR and PYD domains-containing protein 12-like isoform X3: MDPRLRRGASLTGVDREEEAPPSKAPLGEDHGSQTRAERSKPLTSDAAGRGHRPGPAPSCQSLKSDASMGRIINFRGGEEHQRRSRIHQEKPEESELSCQSLKSDASMDPPLDFKGGQESSGEREDQQLSDVLSLHCVQQHQTDLDSTLQLFEETVMTLVKKELKRAQRFLSPDDQKNLDGEEELKCDEEQMRSSREALMQIFMNILRNMKEEKLADVLWSRSGAGVCAGRLKRSLQKKFHSVSEGVARAGNSAPLNQIYTELYITEGGTEQVNQEHEVRQIEAATRQQTRPGTTIRPEDLFKASPDTDPPIRSLLTKGVAGIGKTLLTQKLTLDWAEDKAHHNFQLLFPFTFRELNLLKEKQLSLVELVHLFFPETKDSGLFEGVQVLFILDGLDECRLPLDFNSRVLTAATESTSVDVLLTNLIRGKLLPSAQLWITTRPAAANQIPPECVDMVTEVRGFTDLQKEEYFRKRFRDEEQTTIMSHIRSSRSLYIMCHIPIFCWITATVLEDMLKSRETGELPKTLTEMYIHFLVVQAKVKKLKYHGGAGTDPVWDPESRKMVKSLGKLAFEQLQRGNLIFYESDLTECGIDITAAALYSGVFTQIFREERGLYQEKVFCFIHLSLQEFLAALHAHLKCFNSGVNLLSQLNSEQRFRKKRHTEQMYHAAINEAVESPNGHLDLFLRFLLGLSLQTSQRLLQGLVAQTGSSSWTHQDTAELIKEKIKETLSPERIINLFHCLSEVKDTSLVEQVQQQLRFGCLLPHQLSPAQWSTLAFILLSSEEDLDVFDLNKYSASDKGLERLLPIVQASKKVLLSDCGLSERSGSLLSSVLSSPSSSLTQLDLSQNINLKDAGVELLSAGLKSPHCHLETLRLSCCGLSERSGSLLSSVLSSPSSRLTQLDLSENRDLKDAGVELLSAGLKSPHCHLETLRLSWCRLSERSGSLLSSVLSSPSSSLTQLDLSYNRDLKDAGVELLSAGLKSPHCHLETLSLRLCGLSERSGSLLSSVLSSPSSSLTQLDLSWNRNLKDAGVELLSAGLKSPHCHLETLSLRGCRISERGCASLASALTSNPSHLRELDLRSNHPGGPGLELLSAGLESPDWRLETLRLDDCGPGWL, encoded by the exons ATGGACCCgagactgaggagaggagcctcgctcacag gtgtggacagagaggaggaagctcctccctctaaagcccctctgggtgaggaccatggcagccagaccagagctgagag atcaaagccactcacatcagacgctgctggacgaggacacagacctggacctgctcccagctgtcagtctctgaagagtgatgcGTCTATGGGAAGAATTATTAacttcagaggaggagaggagcatcagaggaggagcag GATCCATCAGGAGAAACCAGAAGAGTCTGAACTCAGCTGtcagtctctgaagagtgatgcGTCGATGGATCCTCCTCTGGACTTCAAAGGTGGACAAGAGTCTTCAGGAGAGAG agaggatcagcagctctcagatgttctcagtctccattgtgtccagcagcatcagacagatctggactccacactGCAG ctgtttgaggagactgtcatgactctggtgaagaaggagctgaagagAGCCCAAAGGTTCCTCAGTCCAGATGACCAGAAGAACCTGGATGGTGAGGAAGAGCTGAAGTGTGacgaggagcagatgaggagcagcagagaagctctcATGCAGATCTTCATGAACATCCTGAGGaacatgaaggaggagaagcttGCTGATGttctgtggagca gaagtggtgctggagtgtgtgcagggcgactgaagaggagcctgcagaagaagttccacagtgtgtctgagggggtcgctagagcaggaaactctgcccctctgaatcagatctacacagagctctacatcactgaggggggcacagagcaggtcaaccaggagcacgaggtccgacagatcgaagcagcaaccaggcagcagaccagaccaggaactaccatcagaccagaagacctctttaaagcctcacctgacacagacccaccaatcaggagcctgctgacgaagggcgtggctggcattgggaagaccctcctgacacagaagctgactctggactgggctgaagacaaagcccaccacaacttccagctcctgtttcctttcaccttcagagagctgaacctgctgaaagagaagcagttgagtttggtggaacttgttcatctcttctttcctgaaaccaaagactcaggactctttgaaggagtccaggttctgttcatcttggacggtctggacgagtgtcgactccctctggacttcaacagtcgggtcctgacagcagctacagagtccacctcagtagacgtcctgctgaccaacctcatcagggggaagctgcttccctcagctcagctctggatcaccacacgacctgcagcagccaatcagatccctcctgagtgtgtggacatggtgaccgaggtcagagggttcactgacctgcagaaggaggagtattttaggaagaggttcagagatgaggagcagaccaccatcatgtctcacatccggagctcacgaagcctctacatcatgtgtcacatccccatcttctgctggatcactgccacagttctggaggacatgttgaagagcagagagaccggagagctgcccaagaccctgactgagatgtacatccacttcctggtggttcaggccaaagtcaagaagctcaagtaccatggaggagctgggaccgacccagtttgggatcctgagagcaggaagatggtgaagtctctgggaaaactggcttttgagcagctgcagagaggaaacttgatcttctatgagtcagacctcacagagtgtggcatcgacatcacagctgctgcactttactcaggagtcttcacacagatcttcagagaggagagaggactgtaccaggagaaggtcttctgcttcatccacctgagtctccaggagtttctggctgctcttcatgccCACCTGAAGTgcttcaactctggagtcaacCTGTTGAGTCAGTTGAACTCAGAACAAAGGTTTAGAAAAAAACGTCATACAGAACAGATGTACCATgcagcaataaatgaagctgtagaaagtccaaatggacatctggacctgttcctgcgcttccttctgggtctttctctgcagaccagccagaGGCTCCTTCAAGGGTTGgtggcacagacaggaagtagctcctggacccaccaggacacagcagagctcatcaaggagAAGATAAAAGAGACactgtctccagagagaatcatcaatctgttccactgtctgagtgaagtgaaggacacttctctagtggagcaggtccaacagcagctgagatttGGATGTCTCTTGCCACATCAACTGTCTCCagctcagtggtccaccctggccttcatcttactgtcctcagaggaagatctggacgtgtttgacctgaataaatactctgcttcagataagggtcttgagaggctgctgccaaTTGTCCAGGCTTCAAAGAAAGTTCT actgagcgactgtggactgtcagagagaagtggttcccttctgtcctcagtcctcagctctccgtcctctagtctgacacaactggacctgagtcagaacatcaacctgaaggatgcaggagtggagctgctgtctgctggactgaagagtccacactgtcacctggagactctcag actgagctgctgtggactgtcagagagaagtggttcccttctgtcctcagtcctcagctctccgtcctctcgtctgacacaactggacctgagtgagaacagggacctgaaggatgcaggagtggagctgctgtctgctggactgaagagtccacactgtcacctggagactctcag actgAGCTGGTGtcgactgtcagagagaagtggttcccttctgtcctcagtcctcagctctccgtcctctagtctgacacaactggacctgagctacaacagggacctgaaggatgcaggagtggagctgctgtctgctggactgaagagtccacactgtcacctggagactctcag cctgagactctgtggactgtcagagagaagtggttcccttctgtcctcagtcctcagctctccgtcctctagtctgacacaactggacctgagctggaACAGgaacctgaaggatgcaggagtggagctgctgtctgctggactgaagagtccacactgtcacctggagactctcag tctgagAGGGTGTcggatctcagagagaggctgtgcttctctggcctcagctctgacctctaacccctcccacctgagagagctggacctgagatCCAACCacccaggaggaccaggactggagctgctgtctgctggactggagagtccagactggaggctggagactctcag gctggacgaCTGTGGACCAGGGTGGTTATAG
- the LOC128752252 gene encoding NACHT, LRR and PYD domains-containing protein 12-like isoform X1, giving the protein MDPRLRRGASLTGVDREEEAPPSKAPLGEDHGSQTRAERSKPLTSDAAGRGHRPGPAPSCQSLKSDASMGRIINFRGGEEHQRRSRIHQEKPEESELSCQSLKSDASMDPPLDFKGGQESSGEREDQQLSDVLSLHCVQQHQTDLDSTLQLFEETVMTLVKKELKRAQRFLSPDDQKNLDGEEELKCDEEQMRSSREALMQIFMNILRNMKEEKLADVLWSRSGAGVCAGRLKRSLQKKFHSVSEGVARAGNSAPLNQIYTELYITEGGTEQVNQEHEVRQIEAATRQQTRPGTTIRPEDLFKASPDTDPPIRSLLTKGVAGIGKTLLTQKLTLDWAEDKAHHNFQLLFPFTFRELNLLKEKQLSLVELVHLFFPETKDSGLFEGVQVLFILDGLDECRLPLDFNSRVLTAATESTSVDVLLTNLIRGKLLPSAQLWITTRPAAANQIPPECVDMVTEVRGFTDLQKEEYFRKRFRDEEQTTIMSHIRSSRSLYIMCHIPIFCWITATVLEDMLKSRETGELPKTLTEMYIHFLVVQAKVKKLKYHGGAGTDPVWDPESRKMVKSLGKLAFEQLQRGNLIFYESDLTECGIDITAAALYSGVFTQIFREERGLYQEKVFCFIHLSLQEFLAALHAHLKCFNSGVNLLSQLNSEQRFRKKRHTEQMYHAAINEAVESPNGHLDLFLRFLLGLSLQTSQRLLQGLVAQTGSSSWTHQDTAELIKEKIKETLSPERIINLFHCLSEVKDTSLVEQVQQQLRFGCLLPHQLSPAQWSTLAFILLSSEEDLDVFDLNKYSASDKGLERLLPIVQASKKVLLSDCGLSERSGSLLSSVLSSPSSSLTQLDLSQNINLKDAGVELLSAGLKSPHCHLETLSLSSCGLSERSGSLLSSVLSSPSSSLTQLDLSYNRDLKDAGVELLSAGLKSPHCHLETLSLSRCGLSERSGSLLSSVLSSPSSSLTQLDLSKNWDLKDAGVELLSAGLKSPHCHLETLSLSNCGLSERSGSLLSSVLSSPSSSLTQLDLSENWDLKDAGVELLSAGLKSPHCHLETLRLSCCGLSERSGSLLSSVLSSPSSRLTQLDLSENRDLKDAGVELLSAGLKSPHCHLETLRLSWCRLSERSGSLLSSVLSSPSSSLTQLDLSYNRDLKDAGVELLSAGLKSPHCHLETLSLRLCGLSERSGSLLSSVLSSPSSSLTQLDLSWNRNLKDAGVELLSAGLKSPHCHLETLSLRGCRISERGCASLASALTSNPSHLRELDLRSNHPGGPGLELLSAGLESPDWRLETLRLDDCGPGWL; this is encoded by the exons ATGGACCCgagactgaggagaggagcctcgctcacag gtgtggacagagaggaggaagctcctccctctaaagcccctctgggtgaggaccatggcagccagaccagagctgagag atcaaagccactcacatcagacgctgctggacgaggacacagacctggacctgctcccagctgtcagtctctgaagagtgatgcGTCTATGGGAAGAATTATTAacttcagaggaggagaggagcatcagaggaggagcag GATCCATCAGGAGAAACCAGAAGAGTCTGAACTCAGCTGtcagtctctgaagagtgatgcGTCGATGGATCCTCCTCTGGACTTCAAAGGTGGACAAGAGTCTTCAGGAGAGAG agaggatcagcagctctcagatgttctcagtctccattgtgtccagcagcatcagacagatctggactccacactGCAG ctgtttgaggagactgtcatgactctggtgaagaaggagctgaagagAGCCCAAAGGTTCCTCAGTCCAGATGACCAGAAGAACCTGGATGGTGAGGAAGAGCTGAAGTGTGacgaggagcagatgaggagcagcagagaagctctcATGCAGATCTTCATGAACATCCTGAGGaacatgaaggaggagaagcttGCTGATGttctgtggagca gaagtggtgctggagtgtgtgcagggcgactgaagaggagcctgcagaagaagttccacagtgtgtctgagggggtcgctagagcaggaaactctgcccctctgaatcagatctacacagagctctacatcactgaggggggcacagagcaggtcaaccaggagcacgaggtccgacagatcgaagcagcaaccaggcagcagaccagaccaggaactaccatcagaccagaagacctctttaaagcctcacctgacacagacccaccaatcaggagcctgctgacgaagggcgtggctggcattgggaagaccctcctgacacagaagctgactctggactgggctgaagacaaagcccaccacaacttccagctcctgtttcctttcaccttcagagagctgaacctgctgaaagagaagcagttgagtttggtggaacttgttcatctcttctttcctgaaaccaaagactcaggactctttgaaggagtccaggttctgttcatcttggacggtctggacgagtgtcgactccctctggacttcaacagtcgggtcctgacagcagctacagagtccacctcagtagacgtcctgctgaccaacctcatcagggggaagctgcttccctcagctcagctctggatcaccacacgacctgcagcagccaatcagatccctcctgagtgtgtggacatggtgaccgaggtcagagggttcactgacctgcagaaggaggagtattttaggaagaggttcagagatgaggagcagaccaccatcatgtctcacatccggagctcacgaagcctctacatcatgtgtcacatccccatcttctgctggatcactgccacagttctggaggacatgttgaagagcagagagaccggagagctgcccaagaccctgactgagatgtacatccacttcctggtggttcaggccaaagtcaagaagctcaagtaccatggaggagctgggaccgacccagtttgggatcctgagagcaggaagatggtgaagtctctgggaaaactggcttttgagcagctgcagagaggaaacttgatcttctatgagtcagacctcacagagtgtggcatcgacatcacagctgctgcactttactcaggagtcttcacacagatcttcagagaggagagaggactgtaccaggagaaggtcttctgcttcatccacctgagtctccaggagtttctggctgctcttcatgccCACCTGAAGTgcttcaactctggagtcaacCTGTTGAGTCAGTTGAACTCAGAACAAAGGTTTAGAAAAAAACGTCATACAGAACAGATGTACCATgcagcaataaatgaagctgtagaaagtccaaatggacatctggacctgttcctgcgcttccttctgggtctttctctgcagaccagccagaGGCTCCTTCAAGGGTTGgtggcacagacaggaagtagctcctggacccaccaggacacagcagagctcatcaaggagAAGATAAAAGAGACactgtctccagagagaatcatcaatctgttccactgtctgagtgaagtgaaggacacttctctagtggagcaggtccaacagcagctgagatttGGATGTCTCTTGCCACATCAACTGTCTCCagctcagtggtccaccctggccttcatcttactgtcctcagaggaagatctggacgtgtttgacctgaataaatactctgcttcagataagggtcttgagaggctgctgccaaTTGTCCAGGCTTCAAAGAAAGTTCT actgagcgactgtggactgtcagagagaagtggttcccttctgtcctcagtcctcagctctccgtcctctagtctgacacaactggacctgagtcagaacatcaacctgaaggatgcaggagtggagctgctgtctgctggactgaagagtccacactgtcacctggagactctcag cctgagcagctgtggactgtcagagagaagtggttcccttctgtcctcagtcctcagctctccgtcctctagtctgacacaactggacctgagctacaacagggacctgaaggatgcaggagtggagctgctgtctgctggactgaagagtccacactgtcacctggagactctcag cctgagcaggtgtggactgtcagagagaagtggttcccttctgtcctcagtcctcagctctccgtcctctagtctgacacaactggacctgagtaagaactgggacctgaaggatgcaggagtggagctgctgtctgctggactgaagagtccacactgtcacctggagactctcag cctgagcaactgtggactgtcagagagaagtggttcccttctgtcctcagtcctcagctctccgtcctctagtctgacacaactggacctgagtgagaactgggacctgaaggatgcaggagtggagctgctgtctgctggactgaagagtccacactgtcacctggagactctcag actgagctgctgtggactgtcagagagaagtggttcccttctgtcctcagtcctcagctctccgtcctctcgtctgacacaactggacctgagtgagaacagggacctgaaggatgcaggagtggagctgctgtctgctggactgaagagtccacactgtcacctggagactctcag actgAGCTGGTGtcgactgtcagagagaagtggttcccttctgtcctcagtcctcagctctccgtcctctagtctgacacaactggacctgagctacaacagggacctgaaggatgcaggagtggagctgctgtctgctggactgaagagtccacactgtcacctggagactctcag cctgagactctgtggactgtcagagagaagtggttcccttctgtcctcagtcctcagctctccgtcctctagtctgacacaactggacctgagctggaACAGgaacctgaaggatgcaggagtggagctgctgtctgctggactgaagagtccacactgtcacctggagactctcag tctgagAGGGTGTcggatctcagagagaggctgtgcttctctggcctcagctctgacctctaacccctcccacctgagagagctggacctgagatCCAACCacccaggaggaccaggactggagctgctgtctgctggactggagagtccagactggaggctggagactctcag gctggacgaCTGTGGACCAGGGTGGTTATAG